A region of Massilia sp. WG5 DNA encodes the following proteins:
- a CDS encoding efflux RND transporter periplasmic adaptor subunit produces the protein MKIESLPPASAAPSNPVKARRRHWRVPAIGVAVLALAGAGGYAYTQAGSAKPAPAAAAKKEPVHELSARDVALVEARPLALTLPLSGSLTPLAQATVRSKVSGVVKQTTVQEGMQVAAGQVIARLDDSEARARVAQQQAAVNEASARLALAKKNQANSAALLKQNYIAQNAYDTSSNAVDLAQAALDSARAQLDLARIALNDTTIRAPLSGVVSKRHAQAGEKLSPDSPVFSIVDLKQLTLDAQVPASDIPRIKVGQEVQFKVDGFGERKFAGKVLRINPAAEAGSRAMLVYIGVDNPDGALRAGMFAKGMVTTEKTSTHPLLPLLGVRQDHGRDIVYRVDSGKVVAQPVKLGLRNEDDGLVEAIDGIAPGALVLSVKLDGVKPGDKVKLPNNG, from the coding sequence ATGAAAATCGAATCCCTGCCGCCCGCCTCCGCCGCCCCCTCGAACCCCGTCAAGGCACGGCGCCGCCACTGGCGCGTCCCCGCCATCGGCGTGGCTGTCCTCGCGCTCGCGGGCGCGGGCGGCTACGCGTACACGCAGGCGGGCAGCGCCAAGCCCGCCCCTGCCGCGGCGGCAAAGAAAGAGCCGGTGCACGAACTGTCGGCGCGCGACGTCGCCCTGGTCGAAGCGCGGCCGCTGGCGCTCACGCTGCCGCTGTCCGGCTCGCTCACCCCGCTGGCCCAGGCCACGGTGCGCTCCAAGGTGTCGGGCGTGGTCAAGCAGACCACAGTACAGGAAGGCATGCAGGTCGCGGCCGGCCAGGTGATCGCCCGCCTGGATGACAGCGAAGCGCGGGCCCGCGTGGCCCAGCAGCAGGCCGCCGTGAACGAGGCCAGCGCGCGCCTGGCGCTGGCGAAGAAGAACCAGGCCAACAGCGCCGCCCTGCTCAAGCAGAACTACATTGCCCAGAACGCCTACGACACCAGCTCGAACGCGGTCGACCTGGCCCAGGCCGCGCTCGACTCGGCACGCGCCCAGCTCGACCTGGCGCGCATCGCCCTGAACGACACCACCATCCGCGCCCCGCTTTCCGGCGTGGTCAGCAAGCGCCATGCCCAGGCCGGCGAAAAACTGTCGCCGGACAGCCCGGTGTTCTCGATCGTCGACCTCAAGCAGCTCACGCTGGACGCCCAGGTCCCGGCGTCCGACATCCCGCGCATCAAGGTCGGCCAGGAAGTCCAATTCAAGGTCGACGGCTTCGGCGAACGCAAATTCGCCGGCAAGGTCCTGCGCATCAACCCGGCCGCCGAAGCCGGCTCGCGCGCGATGCTGGTGTATATCGGCGTCGACAATCCGGACGGCGCGCTGCGCGCCGGCATGTTCGCCAAGGGTATGGTGACGACCGAAAAGACCAGCACCCATCCGCTGTTGCCGCTGCTGGGCGTGCGCCAGGACCACGGCCGCGACATCGTCTACCGCGTCGACAGCGGCAAGGTCGTGGCCCAGCCGGTGAAACTCGGCCTGCGCAACGAGGACGACGGCCTGGTCGAAGCGATCGACGGCATCGCTCCGGGCGCGCTGGTGCTGTCCGTCAAGCTGGACGGCGTCAAGCCCGGCGACAAGGTCAAGCTCCCAAACAATGGATAA